A DNA window from Candidatus Brocadiaceae bacterium contains the following coding sequences:
- a CDS encoding pyrroline-5-carboxylate reductase, giving the protein MIERTVGFVGAGKMADALVGGMIAAGAAAAERLYVADPAEERRRLFSARLGARVLADNAELARACDVIVLSVKPQIVPHACRDLTAALTPGHLVASIAAGVPLDALRGMLGTERLVRIMPNTPALVRAGAAAYCVGPGATDADAMLIDEMLRSVGLCVRVDEGQMDAVTGLSGSGPAYVYLVIEALTDAGAAAGLPRDVAGRLAAQTVLGAGRMAAEVGRSPAELRADVTTPGGTTEQGLRALEAGGVRTAFVKAVAAATERSRQLAGGG; this is encoded by the coding sequence ATGATCGAGCGGACGGTGGGCTTCGTGGGGGCCGGCAAGATGGCCGACGCCCTGGTGGGCGGCATGATCGCGGCGGGCGCGGCCGCCGCGGAACGGCTGTACGTGGCCGATCCGGCCGAGGAGCGCCGCCGCCTGTTCTCGGCTCGGTTGGGCGCGCGCGTCCTGGCGGACAACGCGGAACTTGCACGTGCGTGCGACGTGATCGTGCTGAGCGTCAAGCCGCAGATCGTCCCGCACGCCTGCCGCGACCTCACGGCGGCGCTCACCCCCGGGCATCTGGTGGCGTCGATCGCCGCCGGCGTGCCTCTGGACGCCCTGCGTGGGATGCTCGGCACCGAGCGCCTGGTGCGCATCATGCCGAACACGCCGGCGCTCGTGCGGGCCGGCGCGGCCGCCTACTGCGTCGGCCCCGGCGCGACGGACGCCGACGCGATGCTGATCGACGAGATGCTGCGCTCGGTGGGCCTGTGCGTGCGCGTGGACGAGGGGCAGATGGACGCGGTGACCGGCCTGAGCGGCAGCGGCCCGGCGTACGTCTACCTGGTGATCGAGGCGCTGACGGACGCCGGCGCGGCGGCGGGGCTGCCCCGCGACGTGGCCGGCCGCCTGGCCGCCCAGACGGTGCTGGGCGCCGGCCGCATGGCCGCCGAGGTCGGCCGCAGCCCGGCCGAACTCCGCGCGGACGTGACCACGCCCGGCGGCACGACCGAGCAGGGCCTGCGGGCGCTGGAGGCGGGCGGCGTGCGCACCGCGTTCGTCAAGGCCGTAGCGGCCGCCACGGAGAGGTCGCGGCAACTGGCCGGGGGCGGGTAG